Below is a genomic region from Prolixibacteraceae bacterium.
AGATCTTCCATATATTTAGTCAATCCGTTTCTAGCTTCTTCTAATTTCACTTCCCAAGCAGCAATAGAATTCTGTCCAATAATATCAGTTACATATTTGACAGAAAACATTGGAACACCATATTTTTTACATGCAAGCGCCAAAGCAAACCCTTCCATATCAAAAACATCTGCTTGAATATCGACATCTGTTAGGAATTGATCTCCAGTATTACATACAGCAGTCCTACTAGGCACATTCAACCACTCTATATCAGAGATTTCTGAAGAAAAATTCAATCGATGAGGTGCTCCAAACTCCTTAACAATTTCCATATCTCTGTCGACAAACTCATTGCACCAATGAATACTTCCCACTTTATGCTTTACAGATCCTGATGTACCGATATTAATCACCAAGTCCGGCTCATAATCATATAGATACTGTAATAAATTGAGAGATGAATTCACCTTTCCAACACCACATATCAACGTCTCAAACCGAAAAGAGTCATTATGAATCTTTGTCATCTCAGCCTTTAATGCGTGTACTAATAAAATCTTGGGTTTTGACATCTTAATTTCGTCTTCAATTAATTTATTTATTCCTCTCTCACCTACAATAAAACAAATCGAATTCATAACAAATCGACTATCTTATTACTCTCGTCAAACTCATCAGCAATACTCCACAACAGCAACACATCATGAATATCCCCAAACAATCACCTTGAAATTTATACTAATTCTATTATTTAATGATCATCAATCTGTTTCAAATATATTCTGCTTCGTCTGAGTCAAAAGAAGCAGAATTATTTTCATCAACGATATTAAGAACAAAATAAAACGTAAAAATATGATTCATTTCAATATAGGATCAGCATTCATTACAAAATTAAAGATTCCCATTATCATTTAAGACAAAAATCACTTCTAAAATATTACATATGTCATTATTTTATCTGAACTCTAAAAATGGTAAAGAATATCCTAAATCATTTATCCCCGACATCTTCTCAAAAAGATGAGACGTTCAATATCGATTTACAAGCCAAATTTCTCCATCAGAATTGCGATTTATTATTTTTATTGTATATTTGTATCGTGGTAGAGTTCTACTCACAAAGTCATCTATTGGAATTGGAAGTAAATATCACGTTCTAATTTCTTTACTTTAAAGGTATTTTTATTTAGTTTGACTTAACGCTGTATTTAGTATCAACCCGAAGAGTTGGGGATAAAAAGAAAAAAAAGCATGGGTGTCCTCATGACCAATTCTTCAAACAAAGCGAAATAGAACAATATTACAACAACTAAAAAGTCTCTTATTACAAGACACACTTGCATTTCAAAATAGCAAATGATTATCTAGAATATACTTCTGTAAGGATTGCTAAAATTAATGCATTTAACTTTTATTTTTTGTCATCATTCATTGGAAGTAGTCTAAATCACAGACATATTTTACCGTACAAATGATCTTAGAATAATAATGTCTAGCAGATAAACATATTACGATATGTCTATCTCTACCATGTCGTACGAAAAAGACTTTTGCATTTAACAAAAGGAGAAAATCTCCATTTTTATTATCAATTAAAATTTTAACATTATGGGAAGAAAAGAATATTTCGAAACATTAGAGCATTTTAATATGCTAAAAAAAGAAGCAGTAGATTTTGACGAAAACACTTTGGTTGATGGAATGACTAAAAGAGAATATATCCAATCTATCGACTCTCAAATTGAACAAGTAAAGCAAATGGTAAGTCTTCGTTAGCAAATGGGCTTACCCGCTAACGGGTTCGTATAATTAAATACGACACCTTTTACACCTATTATTATCCTATGTAAATTTTTATTAGATATACCCCCTTAATGCTTCTATCTATTGAATCCAATTATCGATGTTATTTTTCAACCTCATTGCTTTATACCATCCAATATTCAAGAAAGCGACCAATATATCAACACTTTAAATAAAAATTACATAAGGATAAATATAGATTCACTTTTAAGTGATATCTGATACCTTATGATAATCAATACGATCATCTATAGCATACGTTACAAACAGATAATATGATCACCGTCGATGTAACAATCAAGTTTTAAACTTGATAAAAGAAACTCTTACCTACATATTATTTACTTTTACCATCATAAAACGAAAGAGGACCTTCTAAAATGATGAATATCACACAAATTAAATTGTACTTCAACTTAATAATCCTACATTTGCACCCGAGTATAACGAGATATTTAAAGTAAATAATCAATTGTTTGATTTTCATCCTTCTACACCCCACATTTTAACATTGATCTTACCATTAGAGTTAACATGATTTGACATTCCTGGATACAAGAAAATCCACTATGGCAACAAGCTCCAAATTGAAAAATATAAAGTAGGTACAGCTTGCTGTTTTATTATGGTCTGTTTTTCTTGAGCTTGACAGAAGAATTTTAAATAATACAATCCGATTATCATCATATAAGAAGGTAGATGCCCATTGACCAACTTTATTAAAAAGTAGTCAAAACGGCTAGGTTTAATCTCTAATAGATCGAATATGTTTTCAATGATCAGAGCATAAAATCTGATTACAACAAAACAGTGTTTGAAGAATGTAGACAACAAAAAAGATAATAATGAATCAAAACAATAATAAGAGTAAAAACAATAAAAGTAACGGTAGAAGTTTTACCAAGAATAAAAGCAATTCACCTAGGTCAAATAGAAACCCAAGAAGTCGAGGAAATAAAAAAGCCGCAACTTCTGATATCAAGCCAGAGCAACTTATTAAAAAAGCTACTTCTGTAGAGCAAGTTAAATATGTATCAGAAATACATTATGCAGACCTTGATCTACACCCTAAGCTAGCCAAAAATATTGAACGTAAGAACTACCAACAGCCTACGGAAATTCAGGAAAAGAGTATTGACCATCTAATGGAATCGAAAAATCTTATCGGTATCGCTGCCACAGGTACTGGTAAAACGGGAGCTTTTCTTATTCCAATGGTACACCAAATGTTAAACGACAACTCTATTACGGCACTTATCATGGTTCCGACAAGAGAATTAGCACAGCAGGTAGATGCCGAATTTAAGTCACTTACATTAGGAACATCTCTTAATTCAGTATGTTTTATTGGTGGTACAAACATTAATAAGGACATCGCGAATACAAAAAGAAAGATGAGCCTTATCGTTGGTACTCCTGGAAGACTAAATGATTTAATACAACGTAAAAACCTAAAATTAGGTCGTGTCTCCAAGCTAGTGATTGACGAATTTGACCGAATGTTAGATATGGGATTTATTCATGATGTTCGTAAGATCATCGCTGCAATGAAGAGCCGAGAACAAACGATGCTCTTCTCTGCAACTACAGATAAGTCACAAGAAGCACTCATCAAAGAGATCATTAAAAATCCTGTTAGAGTAAATGCTACAAACCATAATATATCAGGAAATAATGTAGATCAAGACATCATTAAAGTCGGTAGTGATGAAAGTAAATTTGATCTCTTACTTAAGCTCGTAAAAGATGATAGTTATGAAAAGATTATCCTCTTCGCAGAGACAAAACATCAAGTAAATAAAATAAGCAAAAAACTAAATAAGTCTGGTGTTAAATCAGATGTGATTCACGGAAATAAGTCTCAAAACTACAGAACGAATGTCATTGAGGCTTTCAAACAAGGAAAATTGAAAGTGATGGTAGCAACAGATGTTGCTGCAAGAGGAATTGACATTAAAGACGTATCTCTTGTAATCAATTTTCAAATACCTCCAACAATGGACAGCTACACCCACCGTATTGGAAGAACAGGTAGAGCAGGATCCACAGGAAAAGCAATCACATTTATAAATTAAGAGTCAAATAACATTGTTATCTTTATTTTTTTAAATGTTAAGACATATCACATCTTCAACACAAGAATAGAACATTGGCTTTTGGTTTATGTAATCAAAAATACTGAGGGAAACAGAACCTATAACTATAGATTCTATTTCCCTAAATACTTTGGGTCATATACACAGTTCATCGAAGAATCATATATATTGAGTCCACTCCGAAAACTATCAATTATGTATTTTATTCATTTTACAAGAAAAACACACACTGATTATCAAGTGTATACAAGATTCGTATTTTTCAATAAAATGAGATTATCGGAGTGGACTCATATATTCAAAAACACCATTAATCATCTGGATCTAATGGTCCACACCAAGCTGGTTTCGGAATTGGTTTTCCAACCTTAATCGCCGTTTTCTTTTGTATGCTATTTTCCAATGAAACAGTGTCTCCATCAAAATCAATTGCCACAGAACATTCTAGAAGCAACTTGTATCCTTCATTAACAAACTTAATATATTCGCCCCTTACATAAACATCGTCATCAGATAACCAATCAACATCTTTATGTGATTCGTAATTAACCTCAAAACGCGTCAAAAAATCAAACGATTCATTCTCTAATAATCTCAAGGAGGTTAGACCTTTCTTATCTGCCACATCTGTTATTGACAAGTTATTTTCTATATAAGTGTCATTGTCAAAAGATGAGATATTAAATGTCCCACCTTCATATTGTATATTTGCAACACCATAGGGAGTTATTTTCTTTGTTCCATTATCTCCACTCGCTACAAATTCACCTGTAAACTTTATTTTATTATTATTCAATGTTCTTGAGAACAAACTTACTGTATTAAGCTTCGCTACTTCATCTGAGATTTCAGAGCAATACAATTTCTCTCGTTCATACA
It encodes:
- a CDS encoding DEAD/DEAH box helicase; translated protein: MNQNNNKSKNNKSNGRSFTKNKSNSPRSNRNPRSRGNKKAATSDIKPEQLIKKATSVEQVKYVSEIHYADLDLHPKLAKNIERKNYQQPTEIQEKSIDHLMESKNLIGIAATGTGKTGAFLIPMVHQMLNDNSITALIMVPTRELAQQVDAEFKSLTLGTSLNSVCFIGGTNINKDIANTKRKMSLIVGTPGRLNDLIQRKNLKLGRVSKLVIDEFDRMLDMGFIHDVRKIIAAMKSREQTMLFSATTDKSQEALIKEIIKNPVRVNATNHNISGNNVDQDIIKVGSDESKFDLLLKLVKDDSYEKIILFAETKHQVNKISKKLNKSGVKSDVIHGNKSQNYRTNVIEAFKQGKLKVMVATDVAARGIDIKDVSLVINFQIPPTMDSYTHRIGRTGRAGSTGKAITFIN